A portion of the Stella humosa genome contains these proteins:
- a CDS encoding glycerophosphodiester phosphodiesterase produces the protein MTIKTEIASHRGGALVWPENSPTAFRNTAKLAVEQVEFDVHPTTDGRLAVFHDPVLERTSDGTGPIGAKSWAELQQITLKGTDGERMLALEDVVGIFRGTPVKLRLEIKPDHDRRPYPQTPAMVAAVLKAEGALADTTVTSFQVETLVALRRHVDPKGTIWILSNYVMTDVGIAGAIATARLHGVPALSVHRTMLTADVVKAARDAGLGIGGFAVNEEEDIRRMFALEVDVFTTDRPDRALAIRDSLR, from the coding sequence ATGACCATCAAGACCGAGATCGCGTCGCACCGCGGCGGCGCGCTGGTATGGCCCGAGAACAGCCCGACCGCCTTTCGCAACACCGCGAAGCTGGCGGTCGAGCAGGTCGAGTTCGACGTGCACCCGACGACCGACGGCCGCCTGGCGGTGTTCCACGACCCGGTCCTGGAACGCACGTCGGACGGCACCGGCCCGATCGGCGCGAAGAGCTGGGCCGAGCTGCAGCAGATCACGCTGAAGGGCACGGACGGCGAGCGCATGCTGGCGCTGGAGGATGTCGTCGGCATCTTCCGCGGCACGCCGGTCAAGCTGCGGCTGGAGATCAAGCCGGATCACGACCGCCGCCCGTACCCGCAGACGCCGGCCATGGTGGCGGCCGTGCTGAAGGCCGAGGGCGCGCTGGCCGACACGACGGTCACCAGCTTCCAGGTCGAGACGCTGGTGGCACTGCGCCGCCATGTCGATCCCAAGGGCACGATCTGGATCCTGTCGAACTATGTGATGACCGATGTCGGCATCGCCGGCGCGATTGCCACCGCCAGGCTGCATGGCGTGCCGGCCCTGTCGGTCCATCGCACCATGCTGACGGCCGACGTGGTAAAGGCCGCGCGCGACGCCGGGCTCGGCATCGGCGGCTTCGCCGTGAACGAGGAGGAGGACATCCGCCGCATGTTCGCGCTGGAGGTCGACGTCTTCACCACCGACCGGCCCGACCGGGCGCTGGCGATCCGCGATTCGTTGCGCTAG
- a CDS encoding ABC transporter permease — translation MAIVTDNRGPDEDAVTRERNQAPAEVSAKRAPRGRVARFFEAWPPSVLLALGWIVAMLVIATFVELLAGYAYTAMDLRARLSPPVMWGGDVRHLLGTDELGRDVLSRLLYSIRMSLLIAFFGTLIAAALGTFLGILAAHFRGWVEDIVLMMIDFQASMPFLIIALAVLAFFGNSLILFICLMGFHGWERYARISRGLAISANEQGYAGAVRQLGAPAWRIYGRHILPNIASTLIVSMTLAFPETILLESGLSFLGLGVQPPLTSLGNMVGYGREYITRAPWIMLAPSIVIILTTLSISIVGDWLRDRLDPTLK, via the coding sequence ATGGCGATCGTGACCGACAACCGCGGGCCGGACGAAGACGCCGTCACCCGCGAACGCAACCAGGCGCCGGCTGAGGTGTCCGCCAAGCGGGCGCCGCGCGGCCGCGTGGCGCGCTTCTTCGAGGCATGGCCGCCCTCGGTGCTGCTGGCGCTGGGCTGGATCGTGGCCATGCTGGTCATCGCCACCTTCGTCGAACTGCTGGCCGGCTACGCCTATACCGCGATGGACCTGCGCGCCCGCCTGTCGCCGCCGGTGATGTGGGGCGGCGACGTGCGCCACCTGCTGGGCACCGACGAGCTGGGCCGGGACGTGCTGTCGCGGCTTCTCTACTCCATCCGCATGAGCCTGCTGATCGCCTTCTTCGGCACCCTGATCGCGGCAGCACTCGGCACCTTCCTCGGCATCCTGGCCGCGCATTTCCGCGGCTGGGTCGAGGACATCGTGCTGATGATGATCGACTTCCAGGCGTCGATGCCCTTCCTCATCATCGCGCTCGCCGTGCTGGCCTTCTTCGGCAACTCGCTCATCCTCTTCATCTGCCTGATGGGCTTCCATGGCTGGGAGCGCTACGCCCGCATCTCGCGCGGGCTAGCGATCTCCGCCAACGAGCAGGGCTATGCCGGCGCGGTGCGGCAACTGGGGGCGCCCGCCTGGCGCATCTATGGCCGCCACATCCTGCCCAACATCGCGTCCACCCTGATCGTCAGCATGACGCTGGCCTTCCCCGAGACGATCCTGCTCGAATCCGGCCTGTCGTTCCTGGGCCTGGGCGTGCAGCCGCCGCTCACCTCGCTCGGCAACATGGTCGGCTACGGGCGCGAATACATCACGCGGGCGCCCTGGATCATGCTGGCCCCCAGCATCGTCATCATCCTGACGACGCTGTCGATCAGCATCGTCGGCGACTGGCTGCGTGACCGCCTCGACCCCACCCTCAAGTGA
- a CDS encoding ABC transporter permease, translating into MLRYLSTRLVRALLTICFVVTFAFIILRLSGDPALLILSPDAPPEAIEAFRKSWGLDRPVWEQYFHYFAAIAEGNLGRSMRDGRPALELVLERVPATLALTIPALILKIGIGIPAGIYAALHRNKLADRLTMLFSVAGFTVPSFVLGLLLVLLFSVNLGWLPSGGQDSWVHGILPVITLGTAGAAVLARFTRSAMLEVLGQPYIRTASAKGLPWRRVIIDHALPNAAIPTVTIVGFMVGSLVAGAVVVESVFSWPGVGRLLVIAVANRDLAVVQTILLFVAATMVCANLTVDMLYGWIDPRLRTRRVAGAG; encoded by the coding sequence ATGCTCCGCTATCTCTCGACCCGGCTGGTGCGGGCGCTGCTCACCATCTGCTTCGTCGTCACCTTCGCTTTCATCATCCTTCGCCTGTCGGGCGACCCGGCCCTGCTGATCCTGTCGCCGGACGCCCCGCCCGAGGCGATCGAGGCGTTCCGCAAGTCCTGGGGCCTCGACCGCCCGGTCTGGGAACAGTACTTCCACTATTTCGCGGCCATCGCCGAGGGCAACCTCGGCCGCTCCATGCGCGACGGCCGCCCGGCCCTGGAACTGGTGCTGGAGCGCGTGCCCGCCACCCTGGCGCTCACCATCCCGGCCCTCATCCTCAAGATCGGCATCGGCATCCCGGCCGGCATCTATGCCGCGCTCCACCGCAACAAGCTGGCCGACCGCCTGACCATGCTGTTCTCGGTCGCGGGCTTCACGGTGCCGAGCTTCGTGCTGGGCCTGCTGCTGGTGCTGCTGTTCTCGGTCAATCTCGGCTGGCTGCCGTCCGGTGGCCAGGATAGCTGGGTCCACGGCATCCTGCCGGTCATCACGCTGGGCACGGCTGGTGCGGCCGTGCTGGCCCGGTTCACCCGCAGCGCCATGCTGGAGGTGCTGGGCCAGCCCTACATCCGCACGGCATCCGCCAAGGGCCTGCCCTGGCGACGCGTCATCATCGACCACGCGCTGCCAAATGCCGCCATCCCGACCGTCACCATCGTCGGCTTCATGGTCGGCAGCCTGGTGGCGGGCGCGGTGGTGGTGGAAAGCGTCTTCAGTTGGCCCGGCGTCGGGCGGCTGCTGGTCATCGCGGTCGCCAACCGTGACCTGGCGGTGGTGCAGACGATCCTGCTGTTCGTCGCCGCCACGATGGTGTGTGCCAACCTGACCGTGGACATGCTCTATGGTTGGATCGATCCGCGGCTGCGTACGCGCCGCGTCGCCGGAGCGGGGTGA
- a CDS encoding ABC transporter ATP-binding protein yields MLQGPPLLQVRDLARSFQVRRAGGWFGKPATLHAVDGVSFDLRPGRTLGLVGESGCGKTTTARLVLGMLTPTGGTVRFEGEAVPAPGTAAWRRMRRRMQMVFQDPLGALDRRIPVGVQVMEPLQIHGIGAGADRRSRALELLDAVGLGSSFFARYPHELSGGQRQRIVLARALILEPSLLVCDEPISALDVSIQAQVINLLLDLQAKFDLAFLFISHDLKVVRQVCHEVAVMYLGRIVEQGDPDQLLIDPAHPYTQALVSAIPVAAAARRRPRLILKGDPPNPVDRPAGCAFHPRCPAATARCLVDTPVLKPLPNGRLVACHVAHGEADSPRIAA; encoded by the coding sequence TTGCTCCAGGGCCCCCCGCTGCTCCAAGTCCGCGACCTCGCGCGCAGCTTCCAGGTCCGTCGCGCCGGCGGCTGGTTTGGCAAGCCGGCCACGCTGCACGCCGTCGACGGCGTCTCCTTCGACCTCCGCCCCGGCCGCACGCTGGGGCTGGTCGGCGAATCCGGCTGCGGCAAGACTACCACCGCGCGCCTCGTGCTGGGCATGCTGACGCCGACCGGCGGCACCGTGCGCTTCGAGGGCGAGGCGGTGCCGGCCCCGGGCACCGCCGCCTGGCGGCGCATGCGCCGGCGCATGCAGATGGTCTTCCAGGACCCGCTGGGCGCGCTCGACCGCCGCATCCCGGTGGGCGTCCAGGTGATGGAGCCCCTGCAGATCCATGGCATCGGCGCCGGCGCCGACCGGCGCAGCCGGGCGCTGGAGCTGCTGGATGCCGTGGGCCTGGGCTCGTCCTTCTTCGCCCGCTACCCGCACGAACTGTCGGGCGGGCAGCGCCAGCGCATCGTGCTGGCGCGCGCCCTCATCCTGGAGCCGTCGCTGCTGGTCTGCGACGAGCCGATCTCGGCCCTGGACGTGTCGATCCAGGCGCAGGTCATCAACCTGCTGCTCGACCTCCAGGCCAAGTTCGACCTCGCGTTCCTCTTCATCAGCCACGACCTCAAGGTCGTGCGGCAGGTCTGCCACGAAGTGGCGGTCATGTATCTGGGCCGCATCGTCGAGCAGGGCGACCCCGACCAGCTACTGATCGACCCGGCGCACCCCTATACCCAGGCCCTGGTGTCGGCCATCCCGGTGGCGGCGGCCGCCCGGCGCCGGCCGCGCCTCATCCTCAAGGGGGATCCGCCGAACCCGGTCGACCGCCCGGCCGGCTGTGCCTTCCATCCGCGCTGCCCGGCGGCGACCGCCCGCTGCCTGGTCGACACGCCCGTCCTGAAGCCGCTGCCCAACGGCCGCCTCGTCGCCTGCCACGTCGCCCATGGCGAGGCGGATTCGCCTCGGATTGCGGCATAG
- a CDS encoding ABC transporter ATP-binding protein, with the protein METLVSIRGLTVDFDLGTRVVRVLHGVDLTIGKGQAIGLVGESGSGKSVTWLAALGLLGPRAHVGGSVQLAGQSLLGGPPAVLEAVRGRRVAMIFQDPASALNPVHRIGRQIGEALRLHRGLEGAAAKAESKRLLERVGIADAARRLDDYPHQLSGGTNQRVMIAMALAGEPDMLVADEPTTALDATIQAQILDLLRELRRDGGMSMVLISHDLGVVAENSDRIAVMYAGRIVEEAPTAELFASPRHPYTSGLLAALPDLDGPRRRLVAIPGTVPEPSRLPPGCAFAPRCPQAIAACTAGVPPLVHVGTDHRAACIRVQTAVAA; encoded by the coding sequence ATGGAAACGCTGGTGTCGATCCGGGGGCTGACGGTCGATTTCGACCTCGGCACCCGGGTCGTGCGCGTCCTGCACGGGGTCGACCTGACCATCGGCAAGGGACAGGCGATCGGGCTGGTCGGGGAATCGGGTTCCGGCAAGAGCGTGACTTGGCTGGCCGCCCTCGGCCTGCTGGGGCCGCGCGCCCATGTCGGCGGCTCGGTCCAACTGGCCGGCCAGTCGCTGCTGGGCGGCCCGCCAGCCGTGCTGGAGGCGGTGCGCGGGCGGCGCGTGGCGATGATCTTCCAGGATCCCGCCAGCGCGCTGAACCCGGTGCACCGCATCGGCCGCCAGATCGGCGAGGCGCTCCGGCTGCATCGCGGCCTGGAAGGGGCGGCGGCCAAGGCGGAGTCCAAGCGCCTGCTGGAGCGGGTCGGCATCGCCGATGCCGCGCGGCGGCTGGACGACTATCCTCACCAGCTTTCGGGCGGCACCAACCAGCGCGTCATGATCGCCATGGCCCTGGCGGGCGAGCCCGACATGCTGGTGGCCGACGAGCCGACGACCGCGCTCGACGCCACCATCCAGGCGCAGATCCTCGACCTGCTGCGCGAGCTGCGGCGCGACGGCGGCATGTCGATGGTGCTGATTAGCCACGACCTCGGCGTCGTCGCCGAGAACAGCGACCGCATCGCCGTCATGTATGCCGGCCGCATCGTCGAGGAGGCGCCGACGGCCGAGCTGTTCGCGTCGCCGCGCCATCCCTATACCAGCGGCCTGCTGGCGGCCCTGCCCGATCTCGACGGGCCGCGCCGGCGGCTGGTCGCCATTCCCGGCACCGTGCCGGAACCGTCGCGCCTGCCGCCCGGCTGCGCCTTCGCGCCGCGCTGCCCGCAGGCGATTGCCGCCTGCACGGCCGGCGTGCCGCCGCTCGTGCATGTCGGCACCGACCATCGCGCGGCCTGTATCCGCGTCCAGACTGCGGTGGCAGCATGA
- a CDS encoding ABC transporter substrate-binding protein — protein sequence MTRFTRRAVLKAGVAAGALAGGATGLLPRIAAAQADNRPSITVAVQQIVNANTLEPLREQSNVGTRIMTSIFESLIEQDLQKDLESIPGLATEWKRLDDRTVELKLRQGAKFHNGDEVTADDVVFSFGPERMFGKAGAPEQKLFTSVVPGDTKDLPPEVPAVAKRLWPALERIEAVDKYTVRFVNKVPDVTLEGRIARGGSQIISRRAFNEAKSWLEWARAPVGTGPYKVTEFRPDTSLTLTAFDDYWGDRPPVKQIRLVVVPEAASRINGLLSGQYDFACDIPPDQIVEIERNPRYEVAGGLITNHRIICFDKAHPELKDPRVRLAMCHAIDRQLIVEALWAGRTRVPKGLQWEFYGDMFHGDWSVPAYNPDLAKKLLREAGYKGGVIPYRVLNNYYAGQNSTAQVLSEMWRAVGINVEIQMKENWSQIFDRNSPRGVRDWSNSAPFNDPVSSIVNQHGPKGQQQQIGEWTNDEMNKLSVELETSTDRPKRKQMFRRMLEICEREDPAYTVLHQTAVFTAKRKDIAWKPAPSFAMDFRARNFKLTRG from the coding sequence ATGACCCGATTTACCCGACGCGCCGTCCTCAAGGCCGGCGTCGCCGCCGGCGCGCTGGCGGGCGGCGCCACCGGCCTGCTGCCGCGCATCGCCGCCGCCCAGGCCGACAATCGCCCGTCGATCACGGTCGCCGTCCAGCAGATCGTCAACGCCAACACGCTGGAGCCGCTGCGCGAGCAGTCGAACGTAGGCACCCGCATCATGACCAGCATCTTCGAATCGCTGATCGAGCAGGACCTGCAGAAGGATCTTGAATCGATTCCGGGCCTGGCCACGGAATGGAAGCGGCTGGACGACCGCACGGTCGAGCTGAAGCTGCGCCAGGGCGCCAAGTTCCACAATGGCGACGAGGTGACGGCCGACGACGTGGTCTTCAGCTTCGGCCCGGAGCGCATGTTCGGCAAGGCCGGCGCGCCCGAGCAGAAGCTGTTCACCAGCGTCGTTCCCGGCGACACCAAGGACCTGCCGCCCGAGGTGCCCGCGGTCGCCAAGCGCCTGTGGCCGGCGCTGGAGCGCATCGAGGCGGTCGACAAGTACACCGTGCGCTTCGTCAACAAGGTGCCAGACGTGACGCTGGAGGGCCGCATTGCCCGCGGTGGCTCGCAGATCATCTCGCGCCGTGCCTTCAACGAGGCGAAGAGCTGGCTCGAGTGGGCGCGTGCGCCCGTCGGCACCGGTCCCTACAAGGTGACCGAGTTCCGGCCCGACACTTCGCTGACCCTGACCGCCTTCGACGACTACTGGGGCGACCGGCCGCCGGTGAAGCAGATCCGCCTGGTGGTGGTGCCCGAGGCCGCCAGCCGCATCAACGGCCTGCTGTCCGGCCAGTACGACTTCGCCTGCGACATCCCGCCCGACCAGATCGTCGAGATCGAGCGCAATCCGCGCTACGAAGTGGCCGGCGGCCTCATCACCAACCATCGCATCATCTGCTTCGACAAGGCCCATCCGGAGCTGAAGGACCCGCGCGTGCGCCTGGCCATGTGCCATGCCATCGACCGGCAGCTCATCGTCGAAGCGCTGTGGGCAGGCCGCACGCGCGTGCCCAAGGGCCTGCAGTGGGAATTCTACGGTGACATGTTCCACGGCGACTGGTCGGTGCCGGCCTACAATCCGGACCTGGCCAAGAAGCTGCTGCGCGAGGCCGGCTACAAGGGCGGGGTCATCCCGTACCGCGTGCTGAACAACTACTATGCGGGCCAGAACTCGACGGCCCAGGTGCTGAGCGAGATGTGGCGCGCCGTCGGCATCAACGTCGAGATCCAGATGAAGGAAAACTGGAGCCAGATCTTCGACCGCAACAGCCCGCGCGGCGTGCGCGACTGGTCGAACAGCGCGCCCTTCAACGACCCGGTCTCGTCCATCGTCAACCAGCATGGCCCCAAGGGCCAGCAGCAGCAGATCGGCGAGTGGACCAACGACGAGATGAACAAGCTCTCGGTCGAACTGGAAACCTCGACCGACCGGCCCAAGCGCAAGCAGATGTTCCGTCGCATGCTGGAGATCTGCGAGCGGGAAGACCCGGCCTACACGGTGCTGCACCAGACGGCCGTCTTCACCGCCAAGCGCAAGGACATCGCCTGGAAGCCGGCGCCGTCCTTCGCCATGGACTTCCGTGCCCGCAACTTCAAGCTGACGCGGGGCTGA
- a CDS encoding ABC transporter substrate-binding protein, with amino-acid sequence MTGFTRRGLLKAGVAGGALAAGGQLAVGRMAFAQADTRPSITVAVQQVVNSNTLEPLREQSNVGYRITPCFLESLIEQDLQRNLEDIPGLATEWRRIDDRTVELTLRRGVKFHNGDEMTAEDVAFTFGPERMFGKPGAAADQKLFTGVVAGDTKDLPPEVMAVARRFWPSLDRVEAVDKYTVRFVNKQPDVTLEGRIGRAAGQIISRRAFMESKNWLEWARKPIGTGPYRIVEFRPDVSLTLEAFDEYWGGRPPIKQLRFVVVPEVASRINGLFSGQYDFATDIPPDQVPEVTKNPRFEVSGGLVTNHRLTCFDKNHPELRDPRVRRAFTHAIDRQLIVDSLWGGRTRVPKGLQWEFYGQMFIDDWNVPAYDPAEAKKLLREAGYKGGVIPYRLLNNYYPNQTATGQILTEMWRQVGLNVEIQMKENFSQVFDRGSPRGVRDWSNSALYNDPLSSLVNQHGPKGQQQQIGEWSNDEMNKLSVELETSTDRAKRRQMFRRMLEICERDDPAYTVLHQTAIFTAKRKDIAWKAAPSFAMDFRSHNFKMNKI; translated from the coding sequence ATGACCGGGTTCACTCGTCGCGGCCTGCTGAAAGCAGGCGTTGCCGGCGGCGCGCTTGCCGCCGGCGGTCAATTGGCGGTCGGTCGGATGGCCTTCGCCCAGGCGGACACGCGGCCGTCGATCACGGTGGCGGTCCAGCAGGTGGTGAATTCCAACACGCTGGAGCCGCTGCGCGAGCAGTCGAACGTCGGCTATCGCATCACGCCCTGCTTCCTGGAATCGCTGATCGAGCAGGACCTCCAGCGCAACTTGGAGGATATTCCGGGTTTGGCGACGGAGTGGCGGCGGATCGACGACCGCACGGTCGAGCTGACGCTGCGCCGCGGCGTGAAGTTCCACAATGGCGACGAGATGACGGCCGAGGACGTGGCCTTCACCTTCGGGCCGGAGCGGATGTTCGGCAAGCCGGGGGCGGCGGCCGACCAGAAGCTGTTCACCGGCGTCGTCGCCGGCGATACCAAGGACCTGCCGCCGGAAGTGATGGCGGTCGCCCGCCGCTTCTGGCCGTCGCTGGACCGCGTCGAGGCGGTCGACAAGTACACGGTCCGCTTCGTCAACAAGCAGCCGGACGTGACGCTGGAAGGCCGCATCGGCCGGGCGGCCGGGCAGATCATCTCGCGCCGCGCCTTCATGGAATCGAAGAACTGGCTGGAATGGGCGCGCAAGCCCATCGGGACGGGTCCCTACCGGATCGTCGAGTTCCGCCCCGACGTGTCGCTGACGCTGGAGGCGTTCGACGAGTACTGGGGCGGCCGCCCGCCGATCAAGCAGCTCCGCTTCGTCGTCGTGCCGGAAGTGGCCAGCCGCATCAACGGCCTCTTCTCGGGCCAGTACGACTTCGCCACCGACATCCCGCCCGACCAGGTGCCGGAGGTGACGAAGAACCCGCGCTTCGAAGTCTCGGGCGGGCTCGTCACCAACCATCGCCTGACCTGCTTCGACAAGAACCACCCGGAACTGCGCGACCCGCGGGTGCGCCGCGCCTTCACCCATGCGATCGACCGCCAGCTCATCGTCGATTCGCTGTGGGGCGGCCGGACGCGGGTGCCCAAGGGCCTGCAGTGGGAATTCTACGGCCAGATGTTCATCGACGACTGGAACGTCCCGGCCTACGACCCGGCCGAGGCCAAGAAGCTGCTGCGCGAGGCGGGCTACAAGGGTGGCGTCATCCCCTATCGCCTGCTGAACAACTACTACCCGAACCAGACCGCGACCGGGCAGATCCTGACCGAGATGTGGCGCCAGGTCGGCCTCAACGTCGAAATCCAGATGAAGGAGAACTTCTCCCAGGTCTTCGACCGTGGCTCGCCGCGCGGCGTGCGCGACTGGTCGAACAGCGCCCTCTACAACGATCCGCTGTCCTCGCTGGTCAACCAGCATGGACCCAAGGGCCAGCAGCAGCAGATCGGCGAGTGGTCAAACGACGAGATGAACAAGCTCTCGGTCGAGCTTGAGACGTCGACCGACCGCGCCAAGCGGCGGCAGATGTTCCGCCGCATGCTGGAAATCTGCGAGCGTGACGATCCCGCCTACACGGTGCTGCACCAGACGGCGATCTTCACGGCCAAGCGCAAGGATATTGCGTGGAAGGCCGCTCCATCCTTTGCGATGGACTTCCGCTCGCATAATTTCAAGATGAACAAGATCTAA
- the pehA gene encoding phosphoric/sulfuric ester hydrolase PehA: protein MGRPKNVLLIVVDQWRGDHLACLGMDNLHTPNLDRLCREGVTFRNHFTQTAPCGPARASLLTGLYQMNHRAVQNTIPLDDRHDTLGRALRRAGYDPALVGYTTTTPDPRTTTADDPRFKILGDLMDGFRSVGPFEPAMDGYFGWVAGKGFEAPKNRTDIWMPEGDDAVPGPTARPSRIPAEFSDTSYFTDRGLTYLKGRRDGNWFLHLGYYRPHPQFIAPAPYNAMYDAADMPSPVRAATPEAEAAQHPLLDFYVKHIAKGGFFQNAKGLAKDMTDAEVRQMRAAYRGLMSEVDEHLGRVFAFLEETGQWDDTLIIFTCDHGEQLGDHHMLGKIGYFDESFRIPMILRDPSPEADGTRGTIVDDFSETIDTFPTIMEWLGAPIPRQCDGRSLLPFAHSGRPADWRTEVHYEFDFRDIFYSQPETALGLHMDECSLSVVQDHDYKYVHFPALPPLFFDLKRDPGQFENRAEDPEYAVRMGEYARKMLNWRMRYAERTLTHYRATPKGLEKRPHG, encoded by the coding sequence ATGGGCCGACCGAAGAACGTGCTGCTGATCGTGGTCGATCAGTGGCGCGGCGATCATCTCGCATGCCTTGGAATGGACAACCTGCACACGCCGAACCTGGATCGGCTGTGTCGAGAAGGGGTGACCTTCCGCAATCACTTCACCCAGACCGCCCCCTGCGGCCCGGCGCGAGCCTCGCTGCTGACCGGCCTCTATCAGATGAACCACCGGGCGGTGCAGAACACTATCCCGCTGGATGATCGCCACGACACGCTGGGCCGCGCCCTGCGGCGTGCCGGCTACGATCCGGCGCTGGTGGGTTACACCACCACGACGCCCGACCCACGCACCACCACGGCCGACGACCCGCGCTTCAAGATCTTGGGCGACCTGATGGACGGGTTCCGCTCGGTCGGCCCCTTCGAGCCGGCGATGGACGGCTATTTCGGCTGGGTCGCCGGCAAGGGCTTCGAGGCGCCGAAGAATCGCACCGACATCTGGATGCCCGAGGGCGACGACGCCGTGCCCGGCCCGACCGCCCGCCCGTCGCGCATCCCGGCCGAGTTCAGCGACACGTCCTACTTCACCGACCGCGGCCTCACCTACCTGAAGGGCCGGCGCGACGGGAACTGGTTCCTCCATCTGGGCTACTACCGGCCGCACCCGCAGTTCATAGCGCCGGCACCCTACAATGCGATGTACGACGCGGCCGACATGCCATCCCCGGTGCGCGCCGCCACGCCCGAGGCCGAGGCCGCCCAGCACCCGCTGCTCGATTTCTACGTCAAGCACATCGCCAAGGGTGGCTTCTTCCAGAACGCCAAGGGCCTCGCCAAGGACATGACGGACGCGGAGGTGCGGCAGATGCGGGCCGCCTATCGCGGCCTGATGAGCGAGGTGGACGAGCATCTGGGCCGCGTCTTCGCCTTCCTGGAGGAGACCGGGCAGTGGGATGACACGCTGATCATCTTCACCTGCGACCATGGCGAGCAGCTCGGCGACCATCACATGCTGGGCAAGATCGGCTATTTCGACGAGAGCTTCCGCATCCCGATGATCCTGCGCGACCCATCGCCCGAGGCGGACGGCACGCGCGGCACCATCGTCGACGACTTCAGCGAGACGATCGACACCTTCCCCACCATCATGGAATGGCTGGGGGCGCCGATCCCGCGCCAGTGCGACGGCCGCAGCCTGCTGCCCTTCGCCCATTCCGGTCGCCCGGCCGACTGGCGCACCGAGGTCCACTACGAGTTCGATTTCCGCGACATCTTCTACTCGCAGCCGGAAACCGCGCTCGGCCTGCACATGGACGAGTGCTCGCTCTCGGTCGTGCAGGACCATGACTACAAGTACGTCCACTTCCCGGCGCTGCCGCCGCTCTTCTTCGACCTGAAGCGCGATCCCGGCCAGTTCGAGAACCGGGCGGAGGATCCGGAGTACGCCGTCCGCATGGGCGAGTACGCGCGCAAGATGCTGAACTGGCGCATGCGTTATGCCGAGCGGACGCTGACCCACTACCGCGCCACGCCCAAGGGGCTCGAGAAGCGGCCTCACGGCTGA
- a CDS encoding D-glutamate cyclase family protein has translation MSASTVAERPQQREPTIEEYGRMTPREVRQVMREGRFTLRTTRNVALGHVQCALVVLPKSLAFEFMLFCQRNQRPCPVLDVTDPGDPEPRRIAPGADLRTDSPGYSVYRNGVLEGYRTDIVDLWQDDSVAFCIGSNTSCDLALRRAGVQTERNRWVLKTNVPTEPAGPFHGPLVVTMRWLTPKEALIATQLTGRFPFNHGAPIHIGDPAALGCDLQRPMMGDPVPEIPKDVVPVFWACSMTPQAVAEVSGIDLMITSAPSKGLISDLESDKVCAP, from the coding sequence ATGTCCGCAAGCACCGTCGCCGAACGGCCGCAGCAGCGCGAGCCGACGATCGAGGAGTATGGCCGCATGACCCCGCGCGAGGTGCGGCAGGTGATGCGCGAGGGGCGCTTCACGCTCCGCACCACCCGCAACGTGGCGCTGGGCCACGTGCAGTGCGCGCTGGTCGTCCTGCCCAAGTCGCTGGCGTTCGAGTTCATGCTGTTCTGCCAGCGCAACCAGCGGCCCTGCCCGGTGCTGGACGTGACCGACCCGGGCGATCCCGAGCCGCGGCGGATCGCGCCCGGTGCCGACCTGCGCACCGACAGCCCCGGCTACTCGGTCTATCGCAACGGCGTGCTGGAGGGGTACCGCACCGACATCGTCGACCTGTGGCAGGACGATTCGGTCGCCTTCTGCATCGGCTCCAACACTTCCTGCGACCTGGCGCTGCGCCGGGCCGGCGTGCAGACGGAGCGCAACCGCTGGGTCTTGAAGACCAACGTGCCGACCGAGCCGGCCGGGCCGTTCCACGGGCCGCTGGTCGTCACCATGCGCTGGCTGACGCCCAAGGAGGCGCTGATCGCCACGCAGTTGACCGGCCGATTCCCCTTCAACCACGGGGCACCCATCCATATCGGCGACCCCGCCGCCCTGGGCTGCGACCTGCAGCGGCCGATGATGGGCGACCCGGTGCCGGAAATTCCCAAGGATGTCGTGCCTGTTTTCTGGGCATGTAGCATGACCCCGCAGGCCGTTGCCGAGGTCTCGGGGATCGACCTGATGATCACCTCCGCACCTTCCAAAGGGCTGATCTCGGATCTCGAATCCGACAAGGTCTGCGCGCCCTAA